A genomic window from Mobula hypostoma chromosome X1, sMobHyp1.1, whole genome shotgun sequence includes:
- the cdc6 gene encoding cell division control protein 6 homolog: MPTTKARFQTTINFPRKKWHRSCKATPDINKKPPPSRELPFSPRKRLGGENLCNIPQSLQCSPSKQKKENQPVAPSTPRGRKLEFGNSPLKHSPRKLELSAEKSPERPLCLPQKGDETPCSVACSWRMMKSPSVELFKKKDLCYQQTKQVLNSAIPERILAREDETEAITQFLLNHVCEEEPGSLYISGAPGTGKTACLNRILADLQEKLGASTQIYINCMSLRSSQDIFCTVAGKLFGKGKLKCAGKDFPKRLAKKLTSEGPMVLLVLDEMDQLDSKGQSVLYTILEWPHLTSSRLVLIGIANALDLTDRILPRLQARPMCKPQLLNFAPYTRDQIVAIVQDRLNQVPGERVLDAAAIQFCARKVSSVSGDARKALDVCRRAVEIVESRVRNQAVVESKSLVKTPHNPGLIKVGLPHISQVISEVYGDRMTPSSGSECFPLQQKLLVCSLLLLTRRSKVKEVGLGKLHDTYSKVCRSHQVTGVDQSECLSLCSLLESRGIVWLKQSKEARLSKVGLKIEEEDVEHALNDKALTGSILQRGLEYFLN, from the exons ATGCCCACCACCAAAGCCCGCTTTCAAACTACCATCAATTTCCCGAGAAAGAAATGGCATCGCAGTTGCAAAGCGACTCCGGACATTAACAAGAAGCCACCTCCATCCAGAGAGCTGCCTTTCAGCCCCCGCAAGCGCCTAG GTGGTGAAAACCTGTGTAACATTCCTCAGTCTCTGCAATGCTCTCCCTCAAAACAGAAGAAGGAAAATCAACCTGTTGCTCCTTCAACACCTAGAGGTCGAAAGTTGGAGTTTGGTAATAGTCCATTAAAACACTCTCCAAGAAAACTTGAACTATCTGCTGAgaaatcaccggagaggccattGTGTCTCCCCCAGAAAGGAGATGAGACCCCTTGTTCAGTAGCATGCTCCTGGCGAATGATGAAAAGTCCTTCTGTGGAGCTTTTTAAAAAGAAAG ATCTGTGTTACCAACAGACCAAGCAGGTTTTAAACAGTGCCATTCCTGAGCGTATTCTGGCACGTGAAGATGAGACCGAAGCCATTACCCAGTTTCTGCTGAATCATGTCTGTGAGGAGGAGCCAGGCAGTCTGTATATTTCTGGAGCCCCTGGTACAGGAAAGACAGCTTGTCTGAACCGAATTCTTGCAGACCTGCAG GAGAAACTTGGTGCCTCTACACAAATTTACATTAACTGTATGTCACTGAGGAGCTCGCAAGACATTTTTTGTACTGTCGCAGGCAAACTGTTTGGAAAAGGCAAGCTGAAGTGTGCAGGAAAAGATTTTCCAAAGAGACTGGCAAAAAAGTTAACCAGCGAGGGTCCGATGGT ccTTTTGGTGTTGGATGAGATGGACCAGCTGGATAGCAAGGGTCAAAGTGTCCTCTACACAATACTTGAGTGGCCACATTTAACTAGCTCAAGGCTGGTTCTAATCG GAATTGCAAATGCTCTGGATCTCACGGATCGAATCCTGCCTCGACTGCAAGCACGTCCCATGTGCAAACCTCAGCTGCTGAATTTTGCTCCGTACACGAGGGACCAGATTGTGGCCATTGTACAAGACCGACTGAATCAG GTACCTGGTGAGAGGGTCTTGGATGCTGCTGCCATTCAATTCTGCGCACGGAAGGTATCATCTGTATCTGGTGATGCTCGAAAAGCCTTGGATGTGTGCAG GCGAGCAGTGGAGATTGTGGAATCAAGAGTTCGAAATCAGGCAGTCGTGGAAT CTAAATCTCTGGTCAAGACTCCTCATAATCCAGGCCTAATAAAGGTTGGGTTGCCGCACATTTCCCAAGTAATCTCTGAAGTATATGGTGACCGGATGACACCCAGCTCTGGATCAGAGTGCTTTCCTCTCCAGCAGAAACTTCTGGTCTGTTCACTGCTTCTCCTAACCAGGCGGTCTAAAGTGAAAGAAGTTGGTCTTGGAAAG CTCCATGACACCTACAGCAAGGTTTGCAGAAGCCACCAGGTGACTGGGGTTGACCAGTCGGAATGCTTGTCGCTCTGCAGCCTTCTGGAGTCGAGGGGAATCGTGTGGCTCAAGCAATCAAAGGAAGCTCGACTCTCAAAA GTTGGCCTGAAGATCGAAGAGGAGGATGTTGAACATGCTCTGAATGACAAAGCCCTGACAGGGAGCATTTTAcaaagaggactggaatattttTTAAACTGA